The genomic interval TTTTTCAGCATGATCAAAATCATAGACAAATTCAACACTTACAGCGGCTGAATTTTCTCCCGGTAAAATCTTATATGTTGCAAAGTAATGCCTTAACCTGTCAACCATTATATCGGGAATATCTTTTATACTCTCAGCATTTCCCCAGATATTATCTTTTTCTAAAACAGCTATTATCTTATCGTCAGCCTCTCCATGGTCAACCATTTGAATTCCCCCAATTACCTTTGCCCTTAAAATTATCTCTCCCCTTGTTATTGGCCTTTCGCTTATTACGCATATATCAAGAGGGTCTCCGTCTGCCTTTTTCACGGTGGGGGAAAGCTCTGCAACCCTTCTCCCGCAGTATGTTCTTGGTATTAATCCATAAAGTGCTGGAGGCTGGGAAGAAGTTCTCTGTGGCCTATCAACCCTTATGTACCCTGTTTCTTTGTCAAGTTCATACTTAACTGAATCAAAAGGCGTTATTTCTATATAGGCATTTACAATTCTTGGTGCGTCTTTACCAGCCTCAAGTCCATGCCATGGATGAGGCCTGAATCTATGAAACATTTTAGGAAAACTCATAAAAAACCCCCTTTTTGAAATTAATTTCCTTTTTATTATAAAGGAATTTTTCAAAAAGGGGAAAAGGCGGCAAAAAGCCGCCTTAAAATATCGGGAGGGCGCTTACCCTTGTCAGAGAGTAATTTCCCTGCAAGGTTAAACCCGATATTGGCTTTGTTGAAATAATAACAACCGAATCGCCGTTTTGAATTTCAACATCATTGAAAATATCCTTTATATATGAAGCAAGCATTCCCCTCTTGGGAACAGTAATAAATTTATTTACCTTAAAATTTCCGCTTGCAGTATAAAGGGCAAAGGTAATGGAAATCTCCTGGTCTGTAGTGTTTACCAATGAAAATGCAGTCCAATAATAATC from Thermotomaculum hydrothermale carries:
- a CDS encoding inorganic pyrophosphatase yields the protein MSFPKMFHRFRPHPWHGLEAGKDAPRIVNAYIEITPFDSVKYELDKETGYIRVDRPQRTSSQPPALYGLIPRTYCGRRVAELSPTVKKADGDPLDICVISERPITRGEIILRAKVIGGIQMVDHGEADDKIIAVLEKDNIWGNAESIKDIPDIMVDRLRHYFATYKILPGENSAAVSVEFVYDFDHAEKVIKAAMEDYIEMYGE